From the genome of Ziziphus jujuba cultivar Dongzao chromosome 6, ASM3175591v1, one region includes:
- the LOC107433478 gene encoding protein SPIRAL1-like 1 — translation MGRGVSSGGGQSSLGYLFGSGEAPKPATNNTAQDAPKPAVNNATPSEGQAANKGSASKPVAAAQSVDITKQVPAGIHSTSTNNYLRADGQNTGNFITDRPSTKVHAVPGGGSSLGYLFGDDGKGHGPPGK, via the exons aTGGGTCGTGGAGTTAGCAGTGGTGGGGGCCAAAGTTCATTGGGCTATCTTTTTGGAAGTGGAGAGGCTCCAAAGCCAGCCACAAACAATACTGCTCAAGATGCTCCGAAGCCAGCCGTGAATAATGCCACTCCAAGTGAAGGGCAGGCTGCAAACAAAGGGTCTGCTTCCAAGCCTGTGGCTGCTGCTCAATCAGTAGACATTACCAAGCAGGTTCCTGCTGGTATCCATAGCACTTCTACTAACAACTACTTGCGAGCTGATGGCCAGAACACTGGCAACTTCATCACG GATCGACCCTCGACTAAGGTTCACGCTGTCCCTGGTGGTGGATCATCTCTGGGTTACCTCTTTGGTGATGATGGAAAGGGTCATGGGCCTCCTGGCAAATGA